One stretch of Croceibacterium atlanticum DNA includes these proteins:
- a CDS encoding RNA polymerase sigma factor has protein sequence MPLSYAAQSEDIVAEEQERSEPENRRETNREIIERVLVGDYVIFRRLALKRLRDRLAADDVLQSFCVKALERAHQLRDENAVHGWLRRLFETTLLDHYRASARLNAKTTPLEPGGPPLEEILGESLSVDESEVVEEVLATLRPAYTQIIRQMDLGRDEPSVIASRLHISPNNLAVRLHRARGAFRDALADTPIALQT, from the coding sequence ATGCCATTATCTTACGCCGCACAATCAGAGGATATTGTTGCCGAAGAGCAGGAGCGTTCCGAACCTGAGAACCGGCGAGAGACGAACAGAGAGATTATTGAGCGGGTTCTTGTTGGCGATTATGTCATCTTCCGCCGGCTTGCTCTCAAGCGTCTGCGCGACCGCCTCGCGGCGGATGATGTCCTTCAGTCCTTCTGCGTCAAAGCGCTTGAGCGCGCGCATCAATTGCGCGATGAAAATGCCGTCCACGGATGGCTGCGGCGCCTCTTCGAGACGACGTTGCTCGACCATTACCGGGCCTCGGCGCGGCTCAACGCCAAAACGACCCCGCTTGAACCCGGCGGCCCACCCTTGGAAGAAATCTTGGGAGAAAGTTTATCGGTCGATGAAAGCGAGGTGGTCGAGGAGGTATTGGCGACGCTTCGGCCAGCCTATACGCAAATCATCCGGCAAATGGACCTGGGGCGGGACGAGCCTTCAGTCATCGCTTCGCGCCTCCACATTTCGCCCAACAATCTCGCCGTAAGACTCCATCGTGCCCGCGGCGCATTTCGCGATGCTTTGGCCGACACCCCTATTGCTTTGCAAACTTGA
- the cls gene encoding cardiolipin synthase: MSDTLLLFLTLDWLARFAIFAVIIFSRPAVGAQGWLALVLVFPIPAILVVLWAFRPLATARRRARFAEARRQLKIARRQILMSQHCSPPQLPAHLVRAAQLIERVNLFPAVGGNNIEALADYQEVIDRLVADIGTARHHVHLTTYIFSDDAVGNQIIAALVAAASRGIECRVLIDALGSYWWSRRIIRKLRSCGITVRRALPVSLTNMEALRPDLRNHRKLAVIDGRLGYIGSQNVISAELPGGQRSKEFVVRVNGPVVLQMQALFANDWFLESGDLLSDGALFPHERSAGAARAQLVAGGPEYRRSVIRLLLDALVHTVEHRLVITTPYFVPDEALLLALEGAAARGVEVCLILPKKGDHRLVDLAQRSFFDRMLEAGIDIHLYHRGFLHAKHVSVDDDLVLVGSMNIDLRSLELNGEAGLLIYDQDTVARLREEEARNIAGSERLVRAEWNARPALARAAENAARLFSPLL; the protein is encoded by the coding sequence GTGTCTGATACGCTCTTGCTATTCCTCACGCTGGATTGGCTCGCGCGGTTTGCTATCTTCGCGGTGATCATTTTCAGCCGACCAGCGGTTGGCGCACAGGGCTGGCTCGCGCTGGTTCTCGTCTTCCCCATTCCAGCCATTCTCGTTGTTCTCTGGGCGTTCCGTCCGCTGGCAACGGCGCGCAGGCGTGCGCGTTTTGCTGAAGCGCGAAGGCAGCTCAAGATTGCGCGCCGCCAGATCCTGATGTCGCAGCACTGCTCACCGCCGCAGCTTCCCGCGCATCTTGTTCGGGCAGCGCAGCTCATCGAGCGGGTCAATTTGTTCCCTGCGGTGGGTGGAAACAACATCGAAGCGCTAGCGGATTATCAGGAAGTGATCGACCGTCTCGTGGCCGACATTGGCACGGCCCGGCACCATGTTCATCTCACGACCTACATCTTCTCCGACGATGCTGTGGGCAACCAGATCATCGCGGCGCTCGTGGCTGCCGCAAGCCGCGGGATAGAATGCCGGGTTCTGATCGATGCGCTCGGTTCCTATTGGTGGTCCCGCCGGATCATTCGAAAACTCAGGAGCTGCGGGATAACGGTGCGCCGCGCGCTGCCCGTATCGCTAACGAACATGGAGGCCCTGCGGCCCGATCTGCGCAATCATCGCAAGCTCGCTGTGATCGACGGACGGCTCGGATATATCGGCTCGCAGAACGTCATCAGCGCCGAGCTACCGGGAGGTCAGCGCAGCAAGGAATTCGTGGTGAGGGTCAACGGACCCGTCGTGCTCCAGATGCAGGCGCTCTTTGCCAATGACTGGTTTTTGGAATCCGGCGATCTGTTGAGCGACGGGGCGCTCTTTCCGCATGAACGGTCCGCAGGGGCGGCGCGCGCACAATTGGTGGCTGGCGGACCCGAATATCGGCGCTCTGTCATCCGGCTGCTGCTCGATGCGCTGGTGCATACGGTCGAACACCGTCTGGTCATCACGACCCCCTACTTCGTGCCGGACGAAGCGCTCCTGCTCGCGCTCGAAGGGGCCGCCGCCCGCGGTGTCGAGGTCTGCTTGATTCTACCGAAGAAGGGCGACCATCGTCTGGTCGATCTGGCGCAGCGCTCTTTCTTCGATCGAATGCTGGAAGCGGGCATCGACATACACCTCTATCATCGCGGCTTCCTGCACGCCAAGCATGTAAGCGTCGACGATGACCTCGTCCTTGTCGGTTCGATGAACATCGATTTGCGCTCGCTGGAGTTGAACGGAGAAGCTGGCCTCCTCATCTATGATCAGGACACAGTCGCGCGCCTGCGCGAAGAGGAGGCGCGCAACATTGCGGGGAGTGAGCGCTTGGTTCGCGCCGAATGGAATGCCAGACCTGCGCTTGCCCGCGCTGCGGAAAATGCAGCACGGCTCTTTAGCCCGCTATTATAG
- a CDS encoding GH36-type glycosyl hydrolase domain-containing protein — MSDINRDFSALDHAAIQFAEEDRISPQAAQEIPARTGTDAILEWLRAACLACAKAGAEASKAAEWLLDNDYVVHRALRQIKQDLPTGFYSKLPALEGEETIGFPRAFVLAHRFLELSRMQVSASALSRFLIAYQRTAPLRIGELWAFPAMLRIACVEILVETLSTLLCDQLDVPVATTSWAGEAHALEANERVARAIANLSTLDAISWEDLFDDVSPVEQILRNDPSGYYGQMDFDSRDRYRRAVEELAEYGDLSETDVALEAIQASRAALPDDRSHHVGFWLAGEGRRAFRQQTGAVFPARVRLLDYALRHPGPVYFVSLIGLLVWALLLPAIYLDAADAGATGWFAGLSLSLIPASVVAITFLHWSITRLLPPRVLFKLDFGDGLPEDCATLIAVPVVIAREDEVPFLIEKLENHWLSNGEPMVDVVLLADLADAASESTAGDKQIEQALEREILELNTRYRSEGSEPFHLLMRPRQYCEAQGCWLAWERKRGKLEQLNHMLIEGDGGAFHRHVGSREIPRNIRFVVTLDADTTLPTGTVRKLVGTLAHPLNQAKFDPDTGTLLGGYTIIQPRVEISPQSGSRTLFARLFAGDTSIDIYSRAVSNVYQDLFGAGIFVGKGIYDLHAFHRSVAGRVPENSILSHDLFEGVHGRVGLASDIVLFEGFPGNYLEYARRAHRWIRGDWQLLPWLAGKVRRSDGTRSPNPIAAIDRWKIIDNLRRSLVAPATILLVVSGWYILPGQAWFWSLLAFFMPAGQVFTDLVTGLATGRRRGTSRSLGPQLRDQAGRWFLAVVYLLDDAILSVRAIAVTLWRLFASRRNLLEWTSAAHSATDLRSNRARGVIWRKMWLGPTISVALAALLAAIKPDALAASLPLLILWIAAPEITWAMARERREDAEPLAEDDRRFLRGLARRTWLFFETFAGPEDNWLPPDNYQGAPHAEIAQRTSPTNIGMLMLSTAAAWDLGYIGRSELAARTANLFATLDRLERYRGHFYNWYDTRTLASLEPRYVSTVDSGNLAAALLAYAASLREARRAEGMEEQRWRGLIDVIDLIEQVAQNSEDAALPRWITQLRSRLEGVEEDRAHWMAGLQDICEVLIPEMEAALGLGEQSEKAAPNHLVDIEVLVDRLQYQIRSMCRDLGNGGIPADQLSSLADQAIEMAYSMEFAPLYDEHRRLLRIGINVSLGRPDTHYYDLLASEARLASFFAIAKGDVPPEHWFHLGRPLRRVEGGAMLISWNGSMFEYLMPRLLLKPDTGTLLGESERMVVDVQERYGRAQSVPWGISESAYSARDPEHRYRYQGFGVPELGLKRGLSRDMVVAPYATALALAVAPKKAVANLRLLTRSGGSGRYGLVEALDFTPERSPGSGPRTVNAYMAHHQGMLLSAIVNALFSDRFASRFAEDPRMRPTMLLLSERVPREIPPEIDRLADPTISMVRGTPVTLPASWQPRREASVPQMLLLGNGPLSTWLSDSGSGGLRWHHRALTRFVADATHDADGYWIYIADEDTGRLWSATLEPTGSEAEEYEVTCHAHQAVIRRRDQGVVSRLEIGVLAGSDIEVRRLRLINESSRHRKLRVTTYAEIVLGEPLEDERHPAFSKLFIKSEHVPSLGGLLFERRARAPQDTPPVLLHFAVDGGGPVRNARFETDRRAFIRRHESLRSPTGATEAVQNTQGWTLDPVMALQHLIDLEPFEIREICFLTVAAASRESAVELAERHSSLDSIEWALHDTATENARSLVHMNIEAEHLPVVQQLASALIYPQNAPSSARTIKNENSLGQADLWGMGVSGDYPILLLRSAGETTTLLPVLLAAHRLWRRHGLEVDLVILQLAGSAYIEPVLDQLREALQRAKMPELLGRKGGVHIVFADQIGADRVRLLESTARVTLDDARGSLQEQLEEAHDVPNRLPLFSATRAAQHPSMTPLERSANLLYDNGLGGFTADGREYVIFVEPGQATPAPWCNILANRDFGALVSEAGGGYTWAINSGENRLTTWSNDPVTDRPSETLYLRDEETGEVWTITPAPVGDAAACEVRHGAGYTKWSKRFAGLAHQLTMFVPLDASVKIVRLRIRNCEDRHRRVTATYYAEWLLGSLPSIARPHIVCDFDTETQTITATNRWNSDFAGQVAFLTANRPPHGFTTDRGEFIGRGGDPADPAALRRWGLTNSVCAGGDTCGAYQIHLDLGPGEEEEILFVLGQGLGHHAAMELAQRWREPDEAETAMIALENFWDETLGALQVSTPDPAFDVMVNRWLLYQTLSSRVLARTGFYQSSGAFGFRDQLQDVLALLHTAPALARAHILESAQHQFVEGDVLHWWHPPADRGVRTRFSDDLLWLPYVVGIYVTTTGDLDILDEEVAFLDADELAPDEANRYAQFDATEWRGSLFEHCERALHRALAVGAHGLPLIGAGDWNDGMDRLGAKGHGESVWLAWFITVTAQGFADICRRTGRMHEAKEWEERASEIRRRAEESAWDGSWYLRAFDDDGRPIGSAESDDCRIDSIAQSWAAFASADQERVSEALQSAWDMLVSQEDQLARLLWPAFDEGLIDPGYIKAYPPGIRENGGQYSHATAWLGMAFARVKDPEKAFALFNMINPVRRSDDHAKAEHYRLEPYAVAGDISAGKQHTGRGGWSWYTGAAGWAWQLATKSILGLQQIDGQLIVNPCIPPNWGGFSATLRVGGGLVSVKVEDPQGLGCADVELTVDGKTHAGNAIVLPKNGETVELRVRIVGRNVQHPSPA; from the coding sequence ATGTCGGACATTAATCGCGATTTCTCGGCGCTCGATCATGCTGCAATCCAGTTTGCCGAGGAGGACCGGATATCCCCGCAAGCAGCGCAAGAGATTCCCGCTCGCACGGGAACCGATGCCATCCTCGAGTGGCTGCGTGCGGCTTGCCTGGCATGCGCCAAGGCTGGGGCCGAAGCCAGCAAGGCGGCGGAATGGTTGCTCGACAATGACTATGTGGTCCACCGCGCGCTGAGGCAGATCAAACAGGATCTGCCGACCGGCTTCTATAGCAAACTGCCAGCCCTCGAGGGTGAAGAAACCATTGGCTTCCCGCGTGCCTTCGTGCTCGCGCACCGTTTTCTCGAACTGAGCCGAATGCAGGTTTCGGCATCGGCCCTGAGCCGGTTCCTGATCGCTTATCAGCGCACGGCGCCGCTCCGCATCGGAGAACTCTGGGCGTTCCCGGCCATGCTTCGCATCGCTTGCGTCGAGATCCTCGTGGAGACCCTGTCGACCCTGCTGTGCGATCAGCTCGACGTGCCCGTCGCGACCACCTCATGGGCAGGCGAGGCGCATGCACTGGAAGCAAATGAACGGGTCGCACGCGCGATCGCCAATCTCAGTACCCTTGATGCCATCTCGTGGGAGGATTTGTTCGACGACGTAAGTCCGGTAGAACAGATCTTGCGAAACGACCCATCCGGATATTACGGGCAGATGGATTTCGATAGCCGCGATCGCTATCGCCGCGCGGTTGAAGAACTGGCGGAATATGGCGATTTATCCGAGACCGATGTCGCACTCGAGGCGATCCAAGCAAGCCGCGCCGCTTTGCCTGACGACCGATCTCATCACGTCGGATTCTGGCTCGCCGGTGAAGGACGCCGGGCATTCCGGCAACAGACGGGAGCGGTATTCCCGGCTCGGGTTCGGCTTCTGGACTATGCCTTGCGCCATCCTGGCCCGGTCTACTTCGTTTCGCTCATCGGGCTCCTTGTCTGGGCCCTATTGCTGCCAGCGATATATCTCGACGCCGCTGACGCAGGCGCGACGGGATGGTTCGCCGGCTTGTCCTTGTCGCTCATTCCCGCCTCGGTTGTCGCGATCACTTTCTTGCATTGGTCGATCACGCGTCTCTTGCCACCGCGAGTTCTTTTCAAACTCGACTTTGGTGACGGGCTGCCGGAGGACTGCGCTACGCTGATTGCGGTCCCGGTCGTGATCGCCCGCGAGGACGAAGTGCCTTTCCTGATCGAAAAGCTGGAGAACCACTGGCTTTCGAACGGCGAGCCGATGGTGGACGTAGTGCTCTTGGCCGATCTCGCCGACGCGGCGAGCGAAAGCACTGCCGGGGACAAGCAAATCGAGCAGGCACTAGAAAGGGAGATTCTCGAGCTCAACACTCGCTATCGCAGCGAGGGAAGCGAGCCGTTTCACCTGCTGATGCGCCCTCGACAATATTGTGAAGCACAAGGGTGCTGGCTCGCATGGGAGCGCAAGCGCGGAAAGCTTGAGCAGCTCAATCACATGCTCATCGAAGGCGATGGTGGAGCATTCCATCGACATGTCGGCTCGCGCGAAATACCCCGCAATATTCGCTTCGTCGTCACTCTCGATGCGGACACCACCTTGCCTACAGGCACTGTGCGAAAGCTCGTCGGCACGCTTGCCCATCCACTAAACCAGGCCAAGTTCGATCCGGACACTGGAACGTTGCTTGGAGGCTATACGATCATCCAGCCTCGGGTGGAGATTTCGCCCCAGAGTGGATCGCGAACGCTGTTCGCACGGCTCTTTGCCGGCGATACGTCAATCGACATCTACAGCCGGGCTGTCTCGAACGTCTATCAGGACCTGTTTGGCGCGGGAATTTTTGTCGGTAAGGGCATTTACGACCTTCATGCTTTCCACCGCAGCGTTGCCGGGCGCGTGCCCGAAAATTCCATTCTCAGCCATGACCTCTTCGAAGGTGTCCATGGCCGGGTTGGTCTGGCCAGCGATATCGTCCTGTTCGAAGGCTTTCCCGGAAACTACCTCGAATATGCGCGGCGCGCGCATCGCTGGATCCGCGGGGACTGGCAGCTCCTGCCATGGCTGGCAGGCAAGGTGAGGCGATCAGATGGCACAAGATCCCCAAATCCGATCGCCGCCATCGACCGATGGAAAATTATTGACAATCTGAGGCGTAGCCTGGTTGCCCCGGCAACGATCTTACTGGTGGTCTCGGGTTGGTATATTTTGCCGGGGCAAGCATGGTTCTGGAGTCTGCTCGCCTTCTTCATGCCAGCAGGTCAAGTATTCACCGATCTGGTGACCGGATTGGCGACAGGACGGCGGCGTGGGACATCGCGTAGCCTGGGGCCGCAATTGCGCGATCAGGCCGGCCGCTGGTTTCTGGCCGTCGTCTATCTGCTCGATGACGCCATATTGTCGGTGCGTGCGATCGCGGTCACGCTCTGGAGGCTTTTTGCAAGCCGGCGCAACCTCCTCGAATGGACAAGCGCCGCGCACTCCGCCACCGACCTCCGCTCGAACCGAGCGCGAGGTGTCATATGGCGCAAGATGTGGTTGGGACCGACTATTTCGGTCGCTCTCGCGGCGCTTCTTGCCGCCATCAAACCTGACGCTTTGGCCGCATCCCTTCCGCTGCTCATTCTTTGGATCGCCGCGCCGGAAATCACTTGGGCGATGGCCCGCGAACGCCGCGAAGATGCGGAACCGCTTGCCGAGGATGACCGGCGCTTCCTGCGGGGCCTGGCGAGGCGGACCTGGCTCTTCTTCGAGACCTTCGCTGGTCCGGAAGACAATTGGCTCCCCCCGGACAACTACCAGGGCGCTCCGCATGCAGAAATCGCGCAGCGCACGTCACCGACGAATATCGGCATGTTGATGCTATCGACAGCCGCAGCCTGGGACCTCGGTTACATCGGCCGTTCGGAACTCGCGGCGCGGACGGCGAACCTTTTCGCCACGCTCGATCGCCTGGAACGATATCGAGGACATTTCTACAATTGGTACGACACAAGAACGCTCGCGTCGCTGGAACCTCGATATGTCTCGACGGTGGACAGCGGCAATCTCGCGGCGGCCCTGCTCGCCTACGCTGCTTCCTTGCGTGAGGCGCGGCGTGCGGAAGGTATGGAGGAGCAACGCTGGCGCGGCCTGATCGATGTGATCGATCTGATCGAACAAGTCGCGCAAAACTCTGAGGATGCAGCGCTTCCTCGTTGGATCACCCAGCTAAGGTCGCGCCTGGAGGGTGTCGAGGAAGACCGTGCCCACTGGATGGCCGGCCTGCAGGATATCTGCGAGGTATTGATCCCGGAGATGGAGGCAGCGCTTGGTCTGGGCGAGCAGTCCGAAAAGGCAGCGCCGAACCATCTGGTCGACATCGAGGTGCTCGTCGATCGGTTGCAGTACCAGATACGTTCGATGTGCCGGGACCTGGGGAACGGCGGTATCCCGGCTGACCAACTGTCCAGCCTCGCAGACCAAGCAATCGAGATGGCCTATTCAATGGAGTTTGCGCCGCTCTATGACGAGCACCGGCGCCTCCTGCGCATTGGCATCAATGTCAGTCTGGGACGTCCCGATACACATTATTATGACCTCCTCGCTTCCGAGGCACGGCTAGCGAGCTTTTTCGCCATCGCAAAAGGCGATGTTCCGCCAGAACACTGGTTCCATCTGGGCCGCCCGTTACGGCGCGTCGAGGGTGGAGCGATGCTGATCTCCTGGAACGGCTCGATGTTCGAATATCTTATGCCGCGCCTGCTGCTCAAGCCGGACACCGGCACGCTGCTGGGCGAGAGCGAGCGGATGGTGGTCGACGTCCAGGAGCGCTACGGGCGAGCCCAGAGCGTTCCCTGGGGTATCTCGGAATCGGCATATTCCGCTCGCGATCCTGAACACCGTTACAGGTATCAAGGGTTCGGCGTTCCCGAACTTGGCTTGAAACGGGGCCTCTCGCGGGACATGGTTGTCGCGCCTTACGCAACTGCGCTTGCACTGGCAGTTGCACCAAAGAAGGCAGTAGCGAACCTCAGGCTGCTGACACGATCGGGCGGCAGCGGTCGATATGGCCTGGTCGAAGCGCTCGACTTCACGCCTGAGCGGTCCCCGGGCAGCGGTCCCCGGACCGTTAATGCTTATATGGCACACCACCAAGGCATGCTCCTGTCGGCGATCGTCAATGCGCTGTTCTCAGACCGGTTCGCTAGCCGTTTCGCCGAAGATCCACGAATGCGGCCCACGATGTTGTTGTTGAGCGAACGGGTGCCACGCGAGATTCCACCAGAAATTGACAGGCTTGCCGACCCTACGATTTCCATGGTTCGGGGAACGCCCGTCACTCTGCCTGCGTCATGGCAACCCAGGCGCGAAGCATCCGTGCCGCAAATGCTCCTGCTTGGAAACGGGCCTTTATCGACGTGGCTCTCTGATAGCGGTAGCGGCGGACTGCGCTGGCATCACCGGGCGCTGACACGCTTCGTGGCCGACGCCACTCACGACGCGGACGGTTACTGGATCTACATCGCCGATGAAGACACCGGACGGCTATGGTCGGCGACGCTCGAACCAACCGGGTCCGAAGCGGAAGAGTACGAGGTCACATGCCATGCGCACCAGGCAGTAATTCGCCGGCGCGATCAAGGCGTTGTATCGCGTCTCGAGATTGGCGTTCTTGCCGGAAGCGACATCGAGGTGCGGCGCTTGCGGCTCATCAACGAGAGTTCCCGTCACCGCAAGCTTCGCGTGACGACCTATGCCGAGATCGTGCTCGGCGAGCCGCTCGAGGACGAGCGGCACCCGGCATTCAGCAAACTGTTTATCAAGAGCGAGCATGTCCCATCGCTTGGTGGTCTGCTGTTCGAGCGCCGCGCGCGCGCGCCACAGGACACGCCGCCGGTGCTCCTTCATTTTGCGGTCGATGGCGGGGGACCGGTTCGCAATGCCCGCTTCGAAACCGACCGGCGCGCCTTCATCAGGCGTCATGAAAGCCTGCGCTCCCCAACAGGAGCGACCGAAGCCGTGCAGAACACCCAAGGGTGGACCCTGGACCCGGTCATGGCTCTTCAACACCTCATCGACCTGGAGCCGTTCGAGATTAGGGAAATCTGTTTCCTGACAGTCGCAGCCGCGTCGCGCGAATCCGCCGTCGAGCTGGCCGAGCGTCATTCGTCTCTCGATTCGATCGAATGGGCGCTCCACGATACGGCAACCGAAAATGCACGCTCCCTGGTTCACATGAACATCGAAGCCGAACACCTGCCCGTCGTGCAGCAGCTCGCTTCGGCTCTCATCTATCCGCAGAACGCCCCATCGAGCGCGCGGACGATCAAGAACGAGAACAGTCTCGGACAAGCGGATTTGTGGGGGATGGGCGTGTCCGGCGATTACCCCATCCTTCTGCTGCGGTCTGCCGGTGAGACCACGACCCTGCTGCCCGTCCTCCTCGCCGCCCATCGATTGTGGCGGCGGCACGGACTAGAGGTGGATCTGGTGATCCTCCAGCTTGCCGGCTCAGCTTACATCGAACCGGTGCTCGACCAGCTCAGGGAGGCGCTGCAACGCGCGAAGATGCCGGAGCTGCTTGGACGCAAGGGCGGCGTGCATATCGTTTTCGCGGATCAGATCGGTGCGGATCGGGTGCGCCTTCTGGAGAGCACGGCGCGTGTCACCCTCGACGACGCGCGGGGGAGTTTGCAGGAACAGCTGGAAGAAGCGCACGATGTGCCAAACCGCTTGCCGCTGTTTTCTGCAACAAGGGCTGCGCAGCATCCCTCGATGACACCGCTCGAACGTTCAGCGAACCTTCTCTACGACAATGGTCTGGGTGGGTTCACGGCGGATGGCCGCGAATATGTCATCTTCGTCGAACCCGGGCAGGCGACGCCTGCTCCGTGGTGCAACATTCTCGCCAACCGTGACTTCGGCGCGCTCGTAAGCGAAGCCGGCGGGGGATATACTTGGGCAATAAACAGCGGCGAGAACCGTCTCACAACATGGTCGAACGACCCGGTCACGGACCGTCCCTCCGAAACACTCTACCTGCGTGATGAGGAAACTGGCGAGGTATGGACCATAACGCCTGCTCCTGTTGGCGATGCCGCTGCCTGCGAAGTCAGGCATGGCGCGGGTTACACCAAATGGTCAAAACGGTTCGCCGGCTTGGCCCATCAGCTCACAATGTTCGTACCGCTTGATGCATCGGTGAAGATCGTTCGGCTGCGGATCCGCAACTGCGAAGACCGGCACCGGCGCGTAACCGCAACCTATTATGCCGAGTGGCTGCTCGGCTCTCTTCCCAGTATCGCACGCCCGCACATAGTCTGCGACTTTGACACCGAGACGCAGACCATCACGGCAACGAACCGCTGGAACAGCGATTTTGCCGGACAGGTGGCGTTTCTCACGGCAAACCGCCCACCGCACGGCTTCACGACCGACCGCGGCGAATTCATCGGCAGGGGTGGGGACCCGGCGGATCCCGCGGCGCTTCGGCGATGGGGTCTAACCAACAGCGTATGCGCGGGCGGCGATACATGCGGAGCCTATCAGATACACCTCGATCTTGGCCCGGGCGAGGAAGAAGAAATCCTGTTCGTGCTCGGCCAAGGGCTAGGCCACCATGCGGCCATGGAACTCGCCCAGCGCTGGCGTGAGCCAGACGAGGCAGAGACGGCAATGATAGCGCTGGAGAATTTCTGGGATGAGACACTCGGCGCCCTTCAAGTCTCAACCCCGGACCCTGCTTTCGACGTCATGGTCAACCGCTGGCTGCTCTACCAGACGCTGTCGTCCCGTGTTCTCGCGCGCACGGGATTCTATCAGTCGAGCGGGGCCTTCGGCTTTCGCGATCAATTGCAGGACGTTCTTGCGCTTCTCCACACCGCGCCGGCGCTCGCTCGCGCGCACATCCTCGAAAGCGCGCAGCATCAATTCGTAGAGGGCGATGTTCTGCACTGGTGGCACCCCCCTGCTGATCGCGGCGTGCGAACGCGTTTTTCCGACGATTTACTCTGGTTGCCTTATGTTGTCGGCATCTATGTCACGACGACCGGTGACCTTGATATCCTCGACGAGGAAGTCGCGTTCCTCGATGCCGATGAACTCGCCCCCGACGAAGCCAATCGATATGCGCAATTCGATGCGACCGAGTGGCGCGGCTCGCTGTTCGAGCACTGCGAGCGCGCACTGCACCGCGCTCTGGCAGTCGGGGCCCATGGACTGCCGCTGATCGGCGCCGGGGACTGGAATGATGGAATGGACCGCCTCGGCGCGAAGGGCCATGGCGAAAGCGTCTGGTTGGCATGGTTTATCACGGTCACAGCGCAAGGCTTCGCCGACATCTGCCGCCGGACCGGTCGGATGCACGAGGCGAAAGAATGGGAAGAACGGGCATCCGAGATAAGACGGCGCGCGGAAGAAAGCGCCTGGGATGGCTCATGGTACTTGCGCGCGTTCGATGATGACGGGCGGCCCATCGGCTCGGCAGAAAGCGACGATTGCCGGATCGATTCGATCGCGCAGTCATGGGCGGCCTTTGCCTCGGCTGATCAAGAGCGCGTGAGCGAGGCTCTCCAGTCCGCATGGGATATGCTTGTTTCGCAGGAAGACCAGTTGGCCAGGCTGCTCTGGCCCGCGTTTGACGAAGGCTTGATCGATCCCGGTTACATAAAGGCCTATCCCCCGGGAATTCGCGAAAATGGGGGTCAGTATTCGCATGCGACCGCGTGGCTGGGCATGGCCTTTGCGCGGGTGAAGGACCCCGAGAAGGCCTTTGCCCTGTTCAACATGATCAACCCCGTCCGTCGCTCTGACGATCACGCCAAGGCCGAGCATTATCGCCTGGAGCCCTACGCCGTCGCCGGAGACATATCTGCGGGCAAGCAACATACGGGCAGAGGGGGCTGGAGCTGGTATACTGGGGCCGCTGGCTGGGCATGGCAGCTCGCCACAAAAAGCATCCTGGGGTTGCAACAGATCGATGGCCAACTCATCGTCAATCCCTGTATCCCGCCCAACTGGGGCGGCTTCAGCGCGACACTGCGCGTTGGTGGCGGGTTGGTGTCAGTGAAAGTCGAAGATCCGCAAGGGCTTGGCTGCGCTGACGTCGAACTCACCGTTGATGGCAAAACTCATGCCGGGAATGCGATTGTACTCCCGAAGAATGGCGAAACAGTCGAACTTCGGGTCCGCATTGTTGGACGCAATGTACAACACCCCTCCCCCGCCTGA